In Anaerostipes hadrus ATCC 29173 = JCM 17467, a single genomic region encodes these proteins:
- a CDS encoding beta-ketoacyl-ACP synthase III: protein MSVKILGTGSFLPEKSVSNDDLSKVMDTSDEWISSRTGIRSRHISIEDTTSTMAVKAAEKALEDAGISAEELDHIFVATLSGDYATPSTACQVQKGIGAVNAVCMDINAACSGFVFGLNTAVAYARAGMGKKMMIIGVETLSKILDWSDRSTCVLFGDGAGCAIVEADEEREIFIDAGSDGARGDVLTCEERHLNNLLVKDDSSMQQVAMDGQEVFKFAARMVPKSINKVLDEAGVSKEEIKYFVLHQANKRIIEAAARRLKQPIEKFPMNIDRCANTSSATIPILLDEINQKGMLNRGDKIVLSGFGGGLTWGSVYLTW, encoded by the coding sequence CCAAAGTGATGGATACAAGTGATGAATGGATTTCATCCAGGACAGGGATTCGCAGCAGGCACATTTCGATTGAAGATACAACATCAACGATGGCAGTGAAAGCTGCAGAGAAAGCATTAGAAGATGCAGGAATCAGTGCGGAAGAATTAGATCATATTTTCGTTGCAACATTATCAGGAGATTATGCAACACCAAGTACGGCTTGTCAGGTACAGAAAGGAATCGGAGCTGTCAATGCAGTCTGTATGGATATTAATGCAGCATGTTCAGGATTCGTTTTTGGATTAAATACAGCAGTTGCATATGCGAGAGCAGGAATGGGTAAGAAGATGATGATCATTGGGGTTGAGACACTTTCTAAGATTCTTGACTGGAGTGACCGCAGTACTTGTGTATTATTTGGAGATGGTGCAGGATGCGCGATCGTGGAAGCGGATGAAGAAAGAGAAATCTTTATCGATGCAGGATCTGATGGAGCACGAGGAGATGTTTTAACATGTGAAGAAAGACATTTAAACAATCTCTTAGTAAAGGATGATTCTTCAATGCAACAGGTTGCCATGGATGGGCAGGAAGTATTCAAATTTGCAGCACGTATGGTACCAAAGAGTATTAACAAAGTCCTTGATGAAGCAGGCGTTTCCAAAGAAGAAATCAAATATTTTGTATTACATCAGGCTAACAAAAGGATCATTGAAGCAGCAGCGAGAAGATTGAAGCAGCCAATTGAAAAGTTCCCGATGAATATAGACCGTTGTGCGAATACTTCATCAGCAACGATTCCGATTCTTTTAGATGAGATCAATCAAAAAGGAATGCTAAACCGAGGAGATAAGATTGTTTTAAGTGGTTTTGGCGGAGGACTTACTTGGGGTTCTGTTTATCTTACATGGTAA
- a CDS encoding GTP pyrophosphokinase, translating to MELQLWREMLTPYELAVDELVLKFRHIIREYRNVGRYSPIEQVDGRVKSISSILDKMQRKKINVNDVEKELEDIAGIRLICQFVEDIDRVLEIIESRSDMEIKSHKDYISHSKDSGYRSYHVIIYYEVNTIYGKKRIQAEIQIRTLAMNFWATVEHSLQYKYKGDIPQHVTDKLLVASDAIDVLDHEMSTVRDEIMDAQDSFRKKSNLVSEILHTMQNLYKVANRHEVLKIQDEFYKIYETGDMERLEHFNKQLDIIAEGYRAQSIS from the coding sequence ATGGAATTACAGTTATGGAGAGAAATGCTCACCCCATATGAGCTGGCAGTTGATGAACTTGTGTTAAAGTTTCGACATATTATAAGAGAATACAGAAATGTCGGAAGATATTCACCGATCGAGCAAGTCGATGGACGTGTAAAATCTATCTCAAGTATTTTGGATAAGATGCAGAGAAAGAAGATCAATGTCAATGATGTAGAAAAAGAACTGGAAGATATTGCGGGAATACGTTTGATCTGTCAGTTTGTGGAAGACATTGATCGTGTATTAGAGATCATAGAGAGTCGTTCTGATATGGAGATCAAGAGCCACAAAGACTATATTTCACATTCCAAAGACAGCGGATATCGAAGCTATCATGTGATCATCTATTATGAAGTGAATACGATTTATGGGAAGAAGCGGATACAGGCAGAGATACAGATCCGTACACTTGCGATGAATTTCTGGGCAACCGTGGAACATTCTTTACAGTATAAGTATAAAGGGGATATTCCACAGCATGTGACAGATAAATTATTAGTTGCATCAGATGCGATCGATGTCTTAGATCATGAGATGTCAACAGTTCGTGATGAGATCATGGATGCACAGGATTCATTCCGTAAGAAGTCAAATCTTGTATCTGAGATCCTTCATACGATGCAGAATTTATATAAAGTTGCGAATCGTCATGAAGTATTAAAGATTCAGGATGAATTTTATAAAATATATGAGACAGGAGATATGGAACGCTTAGAGCATTTTAATAAACAGTTGGATATTATTGCAGAAGGATATCGTGCTCAGAGCATTTCTTAA
- a CDS encoding RsmF rRNA methyltransferase first C-terminal domain-containing protein: MKLPELFEEKMRRLLGEDFSEYEKHLDDPAYYGIRVNTLKISVEDFLKICPFHVTKVPWTDNGFYVDREEKPSKHPYYHAGLYYIQEPSAMTPASYLPVEPGDRVLDLCGAPGGKSTELGAKLMGEGLLVSNDVSISRTKALIRNIEMFGIRNDMILCTEAKYLVPSMTGFFNKILIDAPCSGEGMFRKGNNEIKNWQQKGSEPYAKLQREIVDDAIKLLAPGGMLLYSTCTFSPEENEQVIEYLLEKNEDLSLVPMKMCEGFDHGHPEWTLTGREDIKQCIRLWPHKIKGEGHFLALLKKADGEQPTFKYEKIKKVKLTPETEEFFKNCKMDIDWSHVREHQGKLFYLKEDIPEMKKVRVLRKGLYLGEMKKGRFEPSQSFAVALAANEYEPYLSFDINDENTVKYLKCETLDVDTNTEGIHLVGTNEFPLGWAKIKKGRLKNKYSSSWRWL, translated from the coding sequence ATGAAATTACCAGAATTATTTGAAGAGAAGATGAGACGTCTATTGGGCGAGGATTTTTCGGAATATGAGAAGCATTTAGATGATCCTGCATATTATGGGATCAGAGTCAATACACTAAAGATCTCAGTGGAAGACTTTTTGAAGATCTGTCCGTTTCATGTGACGAAAGTGCCTTGGACAGATAATGGATTTTATGTAGACAGGGAAGAAAAACCATCAAAACATCCATATTATCATGCTGGATTATATTATATACAGGAACCAAGTGCGATGACACCAGCTTCCTACCTGCCCGTAGAACCGGGAGACCGTGTGCTTGATCTGTGTGGGGCACCAGGTGGAAAGTCTACAGAACTTGGAGCAAAGTTAATGGGAGAAGGATTACTGGTATCGAATGATGTCAGTATCTCAAGAACGAAAGCTCTGATCCGCAATATCGAGATGTTTGGCATCCGTAATGATATGATCCTTTGTACGGAAGCCAAATATTTAGTACCATCAATGACAGGATTTTTTAATAAGATCCTAATTGATGCTCCATGTTCTGGAGAAGGAATGTTTCGAAAGGGGAATAATGAGATCAAGAACTGGCAGCAGAAAGGAAGCGAACCTTATGCAAAATTACAGCGAGAGATCGTTGATGATGCGATCAAGCTATTAGCGCCAGGTGGTATGCTACTTTATTCTACCTGCACATTTTCACCCGAAGAAAATGAACAGGTGATCGAATATCTCTTAGAGAAGAATGAAGATCTTTCTCTTGTGCCAATGAAGATGTGTGAAGGATTTGACCACGGACACCCAGAATGGACTTTGACAGGAAGAGAAGACATCAAACAATGCATTCGATTATGGCCACATAAGATCAAAGGAGAAGGACATTTTCTTGCCTTATTGAAGAAAGCAGACGGAGAACAGCCAACATTCAAATACGAAAAGATTAAGAAAGTAAAACTGACACCAGAGACAGAAGAATTCTTCAAAAACTGTAAGATGGATATTGACTGGAGTCATGTTAGAGAACATCAAGGAAAATTGTTTTACCTAAAAGAAGATATTCCAGAGATGAAGAAAGTAAGAGTTCTAAGGAAAGGTCTTTATCTAGGAGAGATGAAAAAAGGAAGATTCGAACCGAGTCAGTCATTTGCAGTAGCGTTGGCGGCCAATGAGTATGAACCATATCTTTCGTTTGACATCAACGATGAGAATACGGTCAAATATTTAAAATGTGAGACATTAGACGTAGATACAAATACCGAAGGAATTCATCTGGTTGGAACAAATGAATTTCCATTAGGATGGGCGAAGATTAAAAAAGGACGACTGAAGAATAAGTATTCTTCCAGCTGGAGATGGTTATAA
- a CDS encoding pseudouridine synthase has product MVIMAKKTRLDKFLCDSLNMTRKEAKESVKKGKVVVNGEAIKKPEYKVDAEQDQVEFDHKLIQFEQFHYLMLHKPQGVVSATKDHHDQTVLDLIHEDYKDRLFPVGRLDKDTEGLLLLTDDGMLAHEILSPRKHVDKVYFAKVSGQFGENEIARFKEGLDIGNGERSKQARLQILKADVQESEVLITIMEGKFHQVKRMVKAVGSEVLYLKRLSMGSLKLDEELKLGEYRRLTKAELQELKEHRR; this is encoded by the coding sequence ATGGTTATAATGGCAAAGAAAACCAGATTAGACAAATTTTTGTGTGACAGTTTAAATATGACAAGAAAAGAAGCGAAAGAGTCTGTCAAAAAGGGTAAAGTTGTGGTTAATGGAGAAGCAATCAAGAAACCAGAATATAAGGTGGATGCAGAACAAGATCAGGTAGAATTTGACCACAAACTGATTCAGTTTGAACAGTTCCATTATCTGATGTTACATAAACCACAAGGGGTTGTATCTGCAACGAAGGATCATCATGATCAGACTGTACTCGATCTGATCCATGAAGATTATAAAGACAGATTGTTCCCCGTAGGAAGATTGGATAAAGATACAGAAGGATTATTATTATTAACGGATGATGGAATGCTGGCACATGAAATTCTTTCGCCAAGAAAACATGTGGATAAAGTATATTTTGCAAAAGTTTCAGGGCAGTTTGGCGAAAATGAGATCGCCAGATTCAAAGAAGGTCTGGATATTGGCAATGGCGAAAGATCAAAACAAGCAAGACTTCAGATCCTTAAAGCAGATGTACAAGAATCAGAGGTTCTGATCACGATCATGGAAGGGAAATTTCATCAGGTAAAACGGATGGTAAAAGCTGTTGGAAGTGAAGTGTTATATTTAAAAAGGCTGTCAATGGGATCATTAAAATTGGATGAAGAGTTAAAGCTTGGAGAATACCGAAGATTAACGAAGGCAGAGTTACAAGAACTAAAGGAGCATAGGAGATAA
- a CDS encoding HAD family hydrolase, producing the protein MLENKKAVIFDLDGTLVDSMWIWREIDIRFLGKYGLEVPQGLNDKLEGYSFHETAVYFKEHFPLPLTIEEIMGTWNRMASEIYINEIRLKEGVKEFIELLKKQNMKLGIATSNSRKLAKDCLRSNGILDAFDYICTSDEVPRSKPEPDVYLHAAKMIDTRPKDALVFEDIPYGILAGKRAGMEVCAVKDPYSQGSVKEKKEIADYYINTYYDILDGTYEVLKK; encoded by the coding sequence ATGTTAGAGAATAAAAAAGCAGTAATCTTTGATCTTGATGGGACATTAGTTGATTCCATGTGGATCTGGAGAGAGATTGATATTCGCTTTTTGGGAAAATATGGATTGGAAGTTCCGCAAGGGTTAAATGATAAATTAGAGGGATATAGTTTTCATGAAACAGCAGTTTATTTTAAGGAACATTTTCCGTTGCCGCTTACGATCGAAGAGATCATGGGAACATGGAATCGTATGGCTTCCGAAATCTATATCAATGAAATTCGTTTAAAAGAGGGCGTGAAAGAATTTATTGAGTTGTTAAAAAAACAGAATATGAAACTTGGAATCGCAACAAGCAATTCAAGAAAGCTGGCGAAAGATTGTTTAAGATCCAATGGGATTTTGGATGCATTTGATTATATCTGCACGTCCGATGAAGTTCCAAGAAGTAAGCCGGAACCGGATGTTTATTTGCATGCAGCAAAGATGATCGATACCAGACCAAAGGATGCATTGGTCTTTGAAGATATTCCATATGGGATTTTGGCAGGGAAACGTGCAGGAATGGAAGTGTGTGCAGTGAAAGATCCATATTCTCAAGGATCAGTGAAAGAAAAGAAAGAAATTGCAGATTATTATATTAATACATATTATGACATACTAGATGGAACCTATGAGGTATTAAAGAAATAA
- a CDS encoding SDR family NAD(P)-dependent oxidoreductase, producing the protein MRNIALVTGASSGIGKEFVREISKKYKGLDEIWVVARRRERLRELRKEIIGTRVRILPLDLMEQESFERLKMVLAKEQPVVRILVNASGYGISGSFEHQTEEDAAGMIHLNCEALTRITYLVLPYLRRGSFIYQMASSAGFAPQPNFTVYAATKAYVKSFSIALRQELSYQGIRVIAVCPGPVKTEFFDRAYEQEEMKFYKKFVMADPKKVVRKAIRDARKNKAVSVYGMTMKVTRVICKLLPGRWIAKIMGK; encoded by the coding sequence ATGAGAAATATCGCATTGGTAACCGGAGCATCCTCCGGAATAGGAAAAGAATTTGTCCGTGAGATCTCGAAGAAATACAAGGGGCTTGATGAAATATGGGTCGTTGCCAGACGAAGAGAGCGGCTAAGAGAACTAAGAAAAGAAATCATTGGAACAAGAGTGAGGATTCTTCCATTAGATCTTATGGAGCAAGAAAGCTTTGAACGTCTTAAAATGGTTCTTGCAAAAGAACAGCCAGTTGTAAGAATTTTAGTGAATGCTTCTGGATATGGGATTTCGGGGTCTTTTGAACATCAGACAGAGGAAGATGCGGCAGGAATGATCCATTTAAACTGTGAAGCATTAACAAGAATTACATATCTTGTATTGCCATATTTAAGAAGAGGATCTTTTATTTATCAGATGGCATCTTCTGCGGGATTTGCTCCGCAGCCGAATTTCACAGTTTATGCAGCAACCAAAGCATATGTGAAAAGTTTCTCTATTGCATTGCGGCAGGAGCTGTCCTATCAAGGGATCAGGGTGATCGCAGTATGTCCAGGGCCAGTAAAAACAGAGTTTTTTGACCGTGCATATGAACAGGAAGAGATGAAATTTTATAAGAAATTCGTAATGGCAGATCCAAAGAAAGTTGTAAGAAAAGCAATCCGTGATGCGAGAAAAAATAAAGCAGTATCTGTTTATGGAATGACGATGAAAGTAACTAGGGTTATCTGCAAGCTTCTTCCTGGAAGATGGATCGCAAAAATCATGGGTAAATAA
- a CDS encoding RluA family pseudouridine synthase — protein MRELNITTREEGQRLDKILSKYLNKAPKSFVYKMLRKKNIKLNGKKATGNEKLSQGDQVCIYLAEDTINKFREEVKAGKQKIKLDVLYEDENVIMVNKPWGILSQKSKPEDISINDQIIPYAVNQGLISEKELQVVKPSICNRLDRNTTGIIICGISIEGLQTMAEMLKHRDMEKYYLCIVKGKLERTQKVSAYLKKDEKTNKVKVSKQEIAGASHIETAYEPVISNDEFTLLKVELITGKTHQIRAHLASIGHPLIGDFKYGDKKINQEMKQRFGLKDQLLHCTEIVFPRDMKMCKNLSGKKIQAPLPKRFDMIKNDLFGRA, from the coding sequence ATGAGAGAATTAAACATAACGACAAGAGAAGAAGGACAGAGATTAGATAAGATTCTTTCGAAATATTTAAATAAAGCTCCAAAGAGTTTTGTATACAAGATGCTTCGAAAGAAAAATATCAAGTTAAACGGCAAAAAAGCAACGGGAAATGAGAAATTATCTCAAGGAGATCAGGTGTGTATTTATCTTGCAGAAGATACGATCAACAAGTTCCGTGAAGAAGTTAAAGCAGGAAAGCAAAAGATCAAACTTGATGTTTTATATGAAGATGAGAATGTCATTATGGTCAATAAACCATGGGGAATTTTGTCACAGAAATCAAAACCAGAGGATATTTCCATCAATGACCAGATCATCCCATATGCAGTGAACCAAGGGTTGATCAGTGAAAAGGAATTGCAGGTAGTAAAACCATCGATTTGTAACCGATTGGACCGCAATACAACAGGAATCATCATTTGTGGGATTTCTATAGAAGGATTACAGACGATGGCAGAAATGCTAAAACATCGTGATATGGAAAAATACTATCTTTGCATCGTAAAAGGAAAACTTGAAAGAACACAAAAAGTCAGTGCTTATTTAAAGAAAGATGAAAAAACAAACAAGGTAAAGGTATCAAAACAGGAGATCGCAGGAGCAAGCCATATTGAGACAGCTTATGAGCCAGTGATATCAAATGATGAATTTACACTATTGAAAGTCGAACTGATCACAGGAAAGACCCATCAGATCCGAGCGCATCTTGCAAGTATTGGACATCCGTTGATCGGAGATTTTAAATATGGCGATAAAAAGATCAATCAGGAGATGAAACAGAGATTTGGATTAAAAGATCAGCTGCTTCATTGTACAGAGATTGTTTTTCCACGAGATATGAAAATGTGCAAAAATTTATCCGGAAAGAAAATTCAAGCACCACTTCCGAAGCGATTTGATATGATTAAAAATGACTTGTTTGGGAGAGCATAG
- a CDS encoding Holliday junction resolvase RecU, translating to MAEDKWNVKGLRGSVLEELINYTNEKYRQQKLALVQKIPTSIKPVRFDKTKRHITLAYFDQKSTVDYIGVVQGIPICFDAKECAKDIFPLQNIHEHQVEFMRQYEEQGGISFLLIYFTSRHVCYYMSFQEMMKYWNRAKEGGVKHFKYEELDIGFFVPLKQGMILHYLECLQKVLEQKDQ from the coding sequence ATGGCAGAAGATAAATGGAATGTAAAGGGACTTCGAGGATCGGTCCTTGAAGAGTTGATCAACTATACGAATGAAAAATACAGGCAACAGAAACTTGCTCTTGTGCAGAAAATACCGACATCGATCAAGCCAGTCAGATTTGATAAGACAAAACGTCATATTACGCTTGCTTATTTTGATCAGAAGAGTACTGTTGATTATATTGGGGTTGTGCAAGGAATTCCTATTTGTTTTGATGCAAAAGAATGTGCAAAAGACATATTTCCACTTCAGAATATTCATGAACATCAGGTAGAGTTTATGAGACAATATGAAGAACAGGGTGGAATCAGTTTTTTGTTGATCTATTTTACATCAAGGCATGTTTGCTATTATATGTCATTTCAGGAGATGATGAAGTACTGGAATCGTGCAAAAGAAGGTGGAGTGAAACATTTCAAATATGAAGAATTAGATATTGGTTTTTTTGTTCCACTAAAGCAGGGAATGATCCTTCATTATCTGGAATGTCTGCAAAAAGTATTAGAGCAAAAAGATCAATAA
- a CDS encoding YicC/YloC family endoribonuclease codes for MIRSMTGFGHGEVSNDKNQKVTVEMKSVNHRYCDISLKLPKKLAMFEANIRNIMKEYASRGKIDIYVSYEDLSETAVSLHYNQAMAEEYMQVFKKMQEDFNIETKITAEALAKYPEVVTIEEVQQDEEVWWELLEAALRQAAEKFVETRTIEGANLKRDLLGKLDQMAADVTFIEERSPQIIAEYRSKLEEKVKEFLEDSTIEENRIAAEVTLYADKIAVDEEIVRLQSHISSMTDVLESDESIGRKLDFMAQEMNREANTILSKSSDVDLADHAIELKTNVEKVREQIQNIE; via the coding sequence ATGATCAGAAGCATGACAGGATTTGGACATGGGGAAGTGTCCAATGACAAGAATCAGAAGGTCACAGTGGAGATGAAATCCGTCAACCACAGATATTGTGACATCTCATTAAAACTTCCCAAGAAATTAGCCATGTTTGAGGCAAATATCCGTAATATCATGAAAGAATACGCAAGCCGTGGAAAGATTGATATTTATGTGTCTTATGAAGATTTGTCAGAGACAGCGGTAAGTCTCCATTATAATCAGGCAATGGCAGAAGAATATATGCAGGTATTTAAAAAGATGCAGGAAGATTTTAACATTGAAACCAAGATCACTGCAGAAGCCCTCGCCAAATATCCAGAGGTTGTAACAATTGAGGAAGTACAGCAAGATGAAGAAGTATGGTGGGAGTTGCTAGAAGCTGCATTAAGACAGGCTGCGGAGAAGTTTGTAGAGACAAGAACGATTGAAGGAGCAAACCTTAAGAGAGATCTTTTAGGCAAACTTGATCAGATGGCAGCAGATGTGACGTTTATTGAGGAACGTTCTCCACAGATCATTGCGGAATACAGAAGCAAATTAGAAGAAAAAGTGAAAGAATTTTTAGAAGACTCAACGATCGAAGAAAACAGGATCGCAGCAGAGGTTACATTGTATGCAGATAAGATCGCTGTTGATGAGGAAATCGTAAGATTGCAAAGTCATATCAGCTCTATGACAGATGTGTTGGAAAGCGATGAAAGCATCGGAAGAAAACTTGATTTCATGGCACAGGAGATGAACAGAGAAGCGAATACGATCTTATCCAAATCAAGTGATGTCGATCTTGCGGATCATGCAATCGAACTGAAGACGAATGTTGAGAAAGTAAGAGAGCAGATTCAGAACATAGAGTAA
- the gmk gene encoding guanylate kinase, giving the protein MEKRGSLLVISGFSGVGKGTVAKKLVEKYGYSLSISATTRQPREGEVDGREYFFKTVDDFKNLIDYNGFIEYARYVDNYYGTPRKFVEDELAAGHNVILEIEVQGAFNIKKQYEDALLIFITAPSAAAIKERLVGRGTESEEVINKRLNRAKEESEDMDKYDYIVINDQVEDCADRIHAIVQAKECLLGNNLKFIEATKKELEQL; this is encoded by the coding sequence ATGGAAAAGAGAGGTTCATTACTGGTAATCTCCGGATTTTCTGGAGTTGGAAAAGGAACGGTGGCAAAGAAACTGGTAGAAAAATATGGATATAGTTTATCAATTTCTGCAACAACAAGACAACCAAGAGAAGGTGAAGTTGATGGCAGAGAGTATTTTTTCAAGACCGTGGATGATTTTAAAAATCTGATCGATTATAATGGATTTATTGAATATGCCAGATATGTGGACAATTATTATGGAACGCCAAGAAAGTTTGTGGAAGATGAACTTGCCGCAGGACATAATGTAATCTTAGAGATTGAGGTGCAGGGTGCATTTAATATTAAGAAGCAATATGAGGATGCATTGTTGATCTTTATTACAGCACCAAGTGCAGCTGCGATCAAAGAACGCTTAGTAGGCAGAGGCACAGAATCTGAGGAAGTGATCAATAAACGTTTAAATCGCGCCAAAGAAGAGTCAGAAGACATGGATAAATATGATTATATCGTGATCAATGATCAGGTAGAAGACTGCGCGGATCGAATTCATGCCATTGTGCAGGCAAAAGAATGCCTGCTTGGAAATAATCTTAAGTTTATAGAAGCAACAAAAAAAGAATTAGAACAGCTATAG
- the rpoZ gene encoding DNA-directed RNA polymerase subunit omega, whose product MLHPSYTELMKVINGDSEEEKVISSRYSIVLASAKRARQIIAGDMPLVEEKDGAKPLSTAVEELWEEKVKILGDDEEAEE is encoded by the coding sequence ATGTTACATCCATCATATACAGAATTAATGAAGGTCATCAATGGTGACAGTGAAGAAGAGAAAGTTATCTCAAGCCGTTATTCTATCGTGCTTGCAAGTGCAAAGAGAGCAAGACAGATCATCGCAGGAGATATGCCATTAGTAGAAGAAAAAGATGGTGCAAAACCATTATCTACAGCTGTTGAAGAACTTTGGGAAGAAAAAGTTAAGATTCTCGGAGATGACGAAGAAGCAGAAGAATAG
- a CDS encoding undecaprenyl-diphosphate phosphatase, with translation MDIILLLKTILLGIVEGITEWLPISSTGHLILADEFIKLNMTADFKEMFDVVIQLGAIMAVVVLYFHKLNPFSPKKNHEEKMDTIILWTKVILAVFPAAIIGILFDDWLNDHFYNPPVVAAMLIIYGVLFIIIENRNKRSRRRPMNDLSRLSYGMALGIGVFQILALIPGTSRSGATILGGILLGCSRTVAAEFSFFLGIPVMFGASLLKIVKFGLAFTSTQLIVLIVGMVVSFLVSIGAIKFLLGYIKKNDFKAFGVYRIILGLLVIVYFAFIK, from the coding sequence ATGGACATTATTTTGTTACTTAAAACCATATTACTTGGAATTGTTGAGGGGATTACGGAATGGTTACCGATCAGTAGTACAGGACATTTGATCTTAGCAGATGAATTTATCAAGCTGAACATGACAGCTGACTTTAAGGAGATGTTTGATGTTGTGATCCAGTTAGGTGCGATCATGGCAGTCGTTGTCTTATATTTCCATAAGTTGAATCCATTTTCACCGAAGAAGAATCACGAGGAGAAGATGGATACGATCATTTTATGGACAAAGGTAATTCTTGCAGTATTTCCAGCAGCAATTATTGGTATTTTGTTTGATGACTGGTTGAACGATCATTTTTATAATCCACCAGTTGTAGCAGCAATGCTGATCATCTATGGTGTTTTATTTATCATTATTGAAAACCGCAACAAACGAAGCAGAAGAAGACCAATGAATGATCTTTCCAGATTATCCTATGGAATGGCACTTGGAATCGGTGTATTTCAGATATTGGCATTAATTCCGGGTACATCTAGATCTGGTGCGACGATTCTTGGAGGAATCTTGCTTGGATGTTCTAGAACAGTAGCTGCTGAATTTTCATTTTTCTTAGGGATTCCTGTGATGTTTGGAGCAAGCTTATTAAAGATCGTGAAGTTCGGTCTTGCATTTACATCAACACAGTTGATCGTACTGATCGTAGGAATGGTTGTATCATTTCTTGTATCAATCGGAGCGATCAAATTCTTGCTTGGATATATTAAGAAGAATGACTTTAAAGCATTTGGTGTATACCGAATCATACTCGGTCTGTTAGTGATCGTGTATTTTGCATTCATCAAATAA